A genomic window from Caldicellulosiruptor kronotskyensis 2002 includes:
- the hydF gene encoding [FeFe] hydrogenase H-cluster maturation GTPase HydF, producing the protein MNTTPRSERLHIAIFGKRNAGKSSLINAITNQPIAIVSDMPGTTTDPVYKSMEILPLGPVVLIDTAGIDDEGILGKLRVEKTLEVLNKTDIAILVVSDIDDLTYEKQLAKLFDEKKVPKIGVLNKIDKDPNYKEKLSFLQTSLGMPFLAVSCVTLKGIDELKSSLSKLVPDVGEDLRIVGDLINPGDFAVLVVPIDKAAPKGRLILPQQQTIRDILDSDAIAIVTKEYELKETIENLGKKPAIVITDSQAFLKVDADTPPDIPLTSFSILFARYKGDLVEFVEGVRKIKDLKPGDTVLIAEACTHHRQSDDIGTVKIPRWLRQIAGFDINFEWVSGYNYPKDLTKYKLIIHCGGCMITRREMLFRIELAKQQGVPITNYGLMIAYVHGILPRALKPFGIEFEY; encoded by the coding sequence ATGAACACAACACCGCGCAGTGAAAGGCTTCACATAGCTATATTTGGAAAGAGAAACGCTGGCAAATCAAGTTTAATCAATGCAATCACAAACCAGCCAATTGCAATTGTGTCTGACATGCCGGGCACTACAACCGACCCTGTTTACAAATCAATGGAGATTTTGCCACTCGGTCCTGTTGTTTTGATTGACACAGCAGGAATTGACGATGAAGGCATACTTGGCAAGCTCAGAGTTGAAAAGACCCTGGAGGTTTTAAATAAAACAGATATTGCAATCTTGGTGGTATCTGATATAGATGATTTGACGTATGAAAAGCAGCTTGCAAAACTTTTTGACGAGAAAAAAGTGCCAAAAATCGGTGTTTTGAATAAGATTGACAAAGACCCAAATTATAAAGAAAAACTTTCTTTTTTGCAAACAAGTTTGGGAATGCCATTTTTAGCTGTGTCATGTGTTACTTTAAAAGGAATTGATGAGCTAAAAAGTTCACTTTCAAAGCTTGTACCAGATGTTGGTGAGGATTTGCGAATAGTAGGAGATTTGATAAACCCAGGCGACTTTGCAGTTTTAGTTGTACCAATTGACAAAGCTGCCCCAAAAGGAAGACTTATTTTGCCCCAGCAGCAGACAATAAGGGATATTCTTGATTCTGATGCAATTGCAATTGTGACAAAGGAATACGAGCTTAAAGAAACTATCGAAAATCTTGGTAAAAAACCTGCGATTGTAATCACAGACTCACAAGCCTTTTTAAAGGTTGATGCTGACACCCCACCTGATATACCACTTACTTCATTTTCTATTTTGTTTGCAAGATACAAAGGCGATTTGGTGGAGTTTGTTGAAGGAGTCAGGAAAATTAAAGATTTAAAACCTGGAGATACAGTCTTGATTGCCGAGGCATGTACACACCACAGGCAATCAGATGATATTGGAACTGTTAAAATTCCAAGATGGCTTCGCCAGATAGCTGGATTTGATATAAATTTTGAGTGGGTATCAGGCTACAATTATCCAAAAGACCTTACAAAGTACAAGCTTATAATCCACTGTGGCGGGTGTATGATAACAAGGCGAGAGATGCTATTTAGAATTGAGCTTGCAAAACAGCAAGGTGTGCCAATAACAAACTATGGTCTAATGATTGCATATGTTCACGGGATTTTGCCAAGAGCATTAAAACCGTTTGGGATTGAGTTTGAATATTAA
- a CDS encoding SIMPL domain-containing protein — MNNKNFTYVLVALIIGISFTISSYFLSNGLINLRAERKVITVTGSAKKQLRSDLVKWTGMYTVVAKDLKEAYKFLEESQKKVKDYFLSKGLSEKDLIFSSISTQTIYEMLPNGIYSTKVDSYKLSQSIQITSKDVDKITELSRKSTELINSGVQFESMPPQYYYTKLADLKIEMLSLATEDAVRRAKQIAKSTGSQVERLKSASMGVFQITPLYSTEVSDYGINDTTSIDKEITAVVNCEFIIK; from the coding sequence TTGAACAATAAGAATTTTACCTATGTTCTGGTTGCTTTAATTATAGGGATTTCTTTTACAATCTCTTCTTACTTTTTATCAAACGGCCTTATAAATTTAAGGGCAGAAAGAAAGGTCATTACAGTAACAGGTTCTGCAAAAAAACAGCTCAGATCTGACCTTGTCAAGTGGACAGGGATGTACACTGTTGTGGCAAAAGATTTAAAAGAAGCTTACAAATTTTTGGAAGAAAGTCAAAAGAAGGTGAAAGACTATTTCCTTTCAAAAGGTCTTTCTGAAAAGGACTTGATTTTTTCTTCAATTTCAACTCAAACAATATACGAGATGCTTCCAAATGGAATATATTCAACAAAGGTTGATAGCTACAAGCTTTCGCAAAGCATTCAGATTACATCAAAGGATGTAGACAAGATTACAGAGCTTTCTCGAAAGTCAACAGAGCTTATAAACTCCGGTGTTCAGTTTGAGTCTATGCCACCTCAGTATTATTATACAAAGCTTGCAGATTTAAAAATAGAAATGCTTTCTTTAGCGACAGAAGATGCTGTAAGAAGAGCAAAACAGATTGCAAAGAGCACAGGAAGTCAAGTCGAAAGACTAAAATCTGCTTCTATGGGTGTTTTTCAGATAACTCCGCTTTATTCAACTGAAGTTAGTGACTATGGAATAAATGATACAACATCAATAGATAAAGAAATAACTGCTGTTGTGAACTGCGAGTTTATAATAAAATAA